TGTGCACGATGACGGGCTCGCTGAGCAGGCGGATCATGTCGCTCCTCTCGGGACATCGCCGCCGGCCCGGTCGAACGGATGTTCGAACATCGTGCGCGCACCGCGGCTCGATCCGCAAGTCCGGGCGGCGTGTCGGGCGCGTCGTCCCCCCGTCCGCCGAGCCGATAGCGTTGCCGCGTGCCCGATGCGAACGACGCCCACCACCTCGACGGCCTCCGTCCCGAGACGCTCGCGGTCGTCGCGGGCCGGCCGGCGGCCCTGCCGGACGAGCCGCTCAATGTGCCGGTGACCTTCGCCTCGACGTACATCGCGGGCGGCGAGCGCGAGTACGGCCGCTACGCGAACCCCGGCTGGTCGGCCTTCGAGGAGGCGCTCGGCGCGCTCGAGGGCGGCCGCGTGCTCGCCTTCGCCTCCGGGATGGCCGCCTCCTCGGCGCTCCTCGACCTCGTGCCGCAGGGCGGCGTCGTGGTGGTGCCTCGCCACTCCTACCTCGGCACGCTCTCGCAGCTGCGGCACCTCGAGGAGCGCGGCCGCGTCGTCGTGCGCCAGGTGGATGCCGTCGACACCGCGGCGGTCATCGAGGCCGCCGCGGGCGCGGCCCTCGTCTGGATGGAGTCGCCGTCGAACCCCGCGCTCGAGGTCGTCGATCTCGCGTCCGTCATCGCGGCGGCGAAGGCGGCGGGTGCGCTCGTCGTCGTCGACAACACCTTCGCGACGCCGCTCCGCCAGCGTCCGCTCGAGCTCGGCGCCGACCTCGTGCTCCACTCGGCGACGAAGTTCATCGCGGGCCACAGCGACGTGCTCATGGGCGCGGTCGCGGTCCGCGACGAGGCGCTGCACGCCGAGGTCCTCGGCCGCCGGTCGATGCACGGCGCCGCACCCGGCCCCATGGAGACCTTCCTCGCGCTGCGCGGCCTGCGCACCCTCCCGCTCCGCCTCGAGCGCGCCGAGCAAAACGCGGCCGAGCTCGCCGCCCGCCTCGACCTCCACCCGGCAATCGCGGAGGTCCGCTACCCGGGCTTCGGGGCGATCGTCTCGGTCGTGCTCGCGGATGCGGCGGCCGCGGACGCGCTCGTCGCCGGCGTGCGCCTGTGGCGCCAGGCGACGAGCCTCGGCGCCGTCGAGTCGACGCTGGAGCGCCGTCGACGCTGGGCGGGCGAGGCCCCGACGATCCCCGAGGGGCTCGTGCGCCTCTCGACGGGCGTCGAGCACATCGAGGACCTGCACGCCGATCTCGTGCGGTCCCTCGACACCCTCGGCTGAGCTGCCGCCCGCTTCTCCGGGAGGGGAGACGGGCCGCCGCCCGGCGCGTCGCCCCTCCGACGCGGCGTGTCGCCGGAATCCCCTCCCGACGGGGGCGTGCGGGGCACGCGCGCCTCCGGGGCGGAACGGCGGGTGCGGGATAGCCTCGCGGCATGCAGCAGGGGGAGTCGCAGAAAGCACGCGAATCGCCGGGATGTCGGCGCGACACGCCGATGACCCTCGAACTGGGGGACGTCGTGCAGGTTCCGATCAGGTTCTACTGTCGGGATGGGGGAAACGACGGGAACCGTGCTGTCACGGCGGATGGTGATCGGCGGCCTGGCCGCGATCGCGTCGAGCGCGGGCTTCCTGGCCGCGTCCTCGTCGGCGCGGGCCGACGATCTCGACCTGGTGCTCGACGACCCCCTCGCGACGGATCCCGTCGTCGAGCCGATGGTGAAGGCATCCTCGGACTGGCAGGACTGGGCCTGCGGCGCCTGAGCGTCCCGGAGCACAGCCGATGAGCCTCATCAACTACTTCCTCGCCGAGCCCTCGACCGTGATCGCGCTCGACGACCGCGATCCCCGGGTGTCGTGGCAGCACCATCTCGACCGCACGCGGCGCGATCCGGGCGGCCCGCGGGGCGGCATCGACATCGTCGCGCCGATCGGCACGCCCGTCTACGCGCGCACCGACGGCACCATGCGCCACAAGCCCAAGAACGGCTCCGCGGGCAACAGCTGCGAGTTCGAGCACACCGCGAACCCCGGGTGGCGCGACGTGTTCTCGCACCTCAGCGCCTACGTCGGCAAGAGCGGGCGGAAGTTCGCGGCCGGCGAGATCGTCGGCTACACCGGCAACACCGGCGGGGTCGCCCCGCACCTGCACTGGCATCTGCTCGACCCGAAGGGCGTCCGCCGCAACCCGTGGGACTACTTCAGCCCCGCGTCGAACATGTACGAAGGAGAAGAGATGCCCATCGCCGTCACGCTCGCGAGCGGAGCGCACAAGGGGAGCTACACGATCTCGCTGGGCCGGCTCCGGCGCTGGAACAACTCGTCGTACCTCTCGACCTCCCGCAAGGTCGAGTTCGAGTTCGTCGCGAAGCAGTTCAATCCGGACCGCAAGGTGCTCAAGGTCAGCCAGGCCCAGTTCTGGGCGCTCCTCGACGCCTACGACATCCCGCGCACGGTCACGCCGATGGACCTCGAGACGGAGTGGCGGCGCAAATAGCGACGACCGCCTGACCCGGCCGACCCGGTCGCCGGATCAGGCGGACTCGCGCGCCTGCCGGAAGGTGCCGCGCAGGATCCCGAAGCAGCCGAGCAGGCCGAACAGCAGCGCCATGCCGAGCTGCACACCCACCGAGCCGATGGTGCTGGGGCTCGTGACGGCGCGGACGAGGATCGTCCAGAAGGTCGAGTCCGTGAGCGCCTGGACCGCGGTGATCCCGTTCTGCGAGGTGTAGAGCGGCAGCAGGTCGGAGGCCAGCCCGGCGATGAAGGCGAGCAGCAGCGTGACGACGGTGATGACGGTCACGCGCACGGCGCCGCCGACCGACACGCGGCCGCCGGACCCGCGGCGGTAGAGCCACACCGCGACCGCCGCGACGCCGAACGCGACGATCGACGCGATGAAGCCGAAGCTCCAGATGATCGTCCAGACGATGATGCCGGCGGGGATCGCGAGCAGCGCGAGCAGGGTGCCGCGCGGCACGTTCTCGGCGGGGAGCTCGGGGCCGGCGAAGGCGGAGGTCGGCGGCTCCGAGATCGCGGGGCCGGCATACGGTGCGACGGCGCCCGGCTCCGAGATCGCCGGGGCCGGCGGCACCGCGGAGGGCGTCTCGGTCGGGGTGCTGTCCTGGGGGCCCTCGGGGCGCGTCGCATCGGTCACGGCGTCAGCGTAGCGGGAGATCCGAGCGATCATCAGCCCTGACACGAGGGACACCAGGTGATGATCCGCTCGCTCAGCTCGTCGGCCCCGAGCTCGCCCCGGCGGATCCGCGTGCCGCAGCGTCGGCACGGCCTCCCGCCGCGGCCGTAGACCCAGGTGCGAGCCCCCGGCCGGCTGTCGCCGGTCGTGATCCGCATCGAGCGGTCGCGGTTCGCGAGGATGAGGCGGCTCGCGAGGTCGACGAGCGCGGGCACGTCGGCGACCTCCCGCACGGGCCGGTGCGGGTCGATGCCGCGCAGGAAGAGCAGCTCGTTCGCGTAGACGTTGCCGAGTCCGGCGAGGTTGCGCTGGTCGAGCACCGCGACGAAAGCCGGCCGCTCGGCGTCGGCCTCGAGGTTCGCGACCGCGCGTGCCGCATCCCAGTCCGGCCCGAGGATGTCGGGGCCGAGATGGCCGACCACCCGATCCTCCTCGGCGGTCGGCACGAGCTCGACGATCCCGAGCGAGAAGCCGACGGCCTGCGTCGTCGTCGTCTCGAGCACGACGCGCGCCTCGTGGGCGGGCCGCGGCCAGCGATCGCCGCGCGGCATCGCCGTCCAGCGTCCCTCCATCTTCAGGTGGGTGTGGAGGGTGAGATCGCCGATCCGGTGGAGGAGGTGCTTGCCGCGCGCGACGACCTCGTGCACCGTCTCGCCCGAGAGGTCCGCGGTCGCGAAGCGCGGGACCCGCAGGTCGCTGCGCTCGAGCACCTGCCCCGCGAGCGCGGCGTGCTGTGCGCGCGCGGCTCGCCAGACGGTGTCGCCCTCGGGCACGCTCAGCTCCGCCCGGCGGCGGGGCGGATGCGCAGGCCCTGCGGGGTCGCGGCGAAGCCGGCGCGCTGGAGGGCGTCGCCGAGCTCCGTGCCGACCGCGTACTCGCCGTCGATGCGCTCGATGCGGATGCGGCCGCCGCTCCCGCGGATGGTCGCGGCGAGTGAGGCGGCGGCGAGCTCGCGGAGTCTCGCCTCGTGCGCCTCGGCCCCCTCCGTCCAGGTCTCGGGGGGCGGCGGCGGCGGGAAGGTGAGCACCGTCTTGCCCCCGCGCTCGATGTAGAGCGCGAGGTGCCCGTCGACGAGGGTCACGAGCGCGCCCGCCTTGCGGCCCGGGCGATGCCCCTCGACGCCCGGCCACGGCAGGGCGGCGCCGTAGGCGCTCGCGGGGTCGGTCGCGGCGAGGGTGACGGCGACGGGCTCGACGGCCCCGCGCGACTGGTCGGTGAAGGCGCGGAGGCGGTCGACCGTGGCGGGGGTCGCGAACTGCGCGGCGCCGAGCGCCTCGACGAAGTAGCCGCGGCGCGTGCGGCCCGTCTCCTCGAGCCCCGAGAGCACCTTGTACACGGTCGAGAAGCCGCCGCGCACGCCCTCCGCCTGCACGGCCCCCCGCGTGACGACGCCGTGCCGCTCGAGCAGCGACTCCGCGAGCGCGGTCGCCCGGATCGTCGTGCTCTCCTCGGGCGGCGGGAGGAGGCTCCAGCGGCCGGCGACCCGCGCATCCGAGCCGGTGGGGGAGGCGGCGGCGCGCGCGGTGCGGCGGGCGGCGGCCATCGCGGCGCGACCCCGGCGGCCCGTCGTGCGCGGACTCGCGGCGGCGGTGCGCGGGCGGGGCGGGGCGGCCCCGAGGCGTGCGCGGAGCGGCGCGAGCGTGTCGTTCGTGACGAGCCCCGACCAGGCGAGCTCCCAGAGGGCGCGGCTCAGCTCCTCGTCCGTCACGGCATCTCCCGTCGCGGCGAGGCTCATGCCGAGCTGGCGGAAGAAGAAGGCGCCCCCGGAGGCCAGCGCGTCGATGATGCGGCCGTGCAGCTCCTCGCGCGACTCGAGCGCGGGCTCCGGCAGCGTCAGGTGCGCCGTGTCGGCGAGGTGGAGGCCGAGCCAGCCGTCGCCGCCCGCGAGCTCGCCCGCGCCCGCCCACAGCACCTCGCCCGAGGAGGTGAGCTCGTCGAGCCAGGCGGGAGTGTAGTCGCGGACCCGCGAGGGGAGCACGAGCGACTCCCACGAGGAGGCCGGGAGGGCGAGGCCGCCGAGCTGGTCGATCGCGGTCACGAGGCCGTCGATGCCGCGCAGGCCGCCTGGCCGCAGCCCTGCCGCGCGCCCGCCGCCCTCCGCGGCCGCCGCACCCGAGCCGGGCGTGCCGACGTGCTGCCAGTCGGCGAGGAACCGGGCGAGCGCCGGCTGCGGCACGGGCTCGACCTCGGAGCGGAGCGCCGCGAGCGAGCGGGCGCGGAGCCGGCGGAGCACCTCCGCCTCGACCCACTCGCCGCCCGAGGCGCCGGGACGGAACTCGCCCTCGACGACGCGGCGGTCGCCCGCGAGCCGCCGGAGCGCGTCGGCGACGATCGCGACGCCGAGGCCGAGCCGGCGGGCCGCGTCCTCGACCGTGAAGGGCCCGTGCGTGCGGCTGTAGCGGCTCACGAGGTCGCCGACCGG
The Homoserinibacter sp. YIM 151385 DNA segment above includes these coding regions:
- a CDS encoding DNA-formamidopyrimidine glycosylase family protein, yielding MPEGDTVWRAARAQHAALAGQVLERSDLRVPRFATADLSGETVHEVVARGKHLLHRIGDLTLHTHLKMEGRWTAMPRGDRWPRPAHEARVVLETTTTQAVGFSLGIVELVPTAEEDRVVGHLGPDILGPDWDAARAVANLEADAERPAFVAVLDQRNLAGLGNVYANELLFLRGIDPHRPVREVADVPALVDLASRLILANRDRSMRITTGDSRPGARTWVYGRGGRPCRRCGTRIRRGELGADELSERIITWCPSCQG
- a CDS encoding M23 family metallopeptidase, which translates into the protein MSLINYFLAEPSTVIALDDRDPRVSWQHHLDRTRRDPGGPRGGIDIVAPIGTPVYARTDGTMRHKPKNGSAGNSCEFEHTANPGWRDVFSHLSAYVGKSGRKFAAGEIVGYTGNTGGVAPHLHWHLLDPKGVRRNPWDYFSPASNMYEGEEMPIAVTLASGAHKGSYTISLGRLRRWNNSSYLSTSRKVEFEFVAKQFNPDRKVLKVSQAQFWALLDAYDIPRTVTPMDLETEWRRK
- a CDS encoding trans-sulfuration enzyme family protein, which gives rise to MPDANDAHHLDGLRPETLAVVAGRPAALPDEPLNVPVTFASTYIAGGEREYGRYANPGWSAFEEALGALEGGRVLAFASGMAASSALLDLVPQGGVVVVPRHSYLGTLSQLRHLEERGRVVVRQVDAVDTAAVIEAAAGAALVWMESPSNPALEVVDLASVIAAAKAAGALVVVDNTFATPLRQRPLELGADLVLHSATKFIAGHSDVLMGAVAVRDEALHAEVLGRRSMHGAAPGPMETFLALRGLRTLPLRLERAEQNAAELAARLDLHPAIAEVRYPGFGAIVSVVLADAAAADALVAGVRLWRQATSLGAVESTLERRRRWAGEAPTIPEGLVRLSTGVEHIEDLHADLVRSLDTLG